A genomic window from Candidatus Desulfarcum epimagneticum includes:
- a CDS encoding putative Cytochrome c-555 (Evidence 3 : Putative function from multiple computational evidences) has product MRKKMKRVKFLTVAGVISMVSIAALTRFDSNAGAFECRDLVEGEQIYAASCATCHDSGVAGSPRLGNADEWTPLLAKGGAVLRSHAMRGFNAMPPKGGRLDISDYAFECAVSYMISKVD; this is encoded by the coding sequence ATGAGGAAAAAAATGAAACGGGTGAAATTTTTGACTGTGGCCGGGGTTATTTCCATGGTGTCGATCGCGGCGCTTACACGCTTTGATTCCAACGCCGGCGCCTTTGAATGCCGGGACCTGGTCGAGGGCGAGCAAATCTACGCCGCTTCCTGCGCCACCTGCCATGACAGCGGCGTGGCGGGCTCTCCCAGGCTTGGAAACGCCGATGAATGGACGCCCCTGCTGGCAAAAGGGGGCGCTGTTTTAAGGAGTCACGCGATGCGGGGATTCAATGCGATGCCCCCGAAGGGAGGGCGGCTGGATATTTCAGACTACGCTTTCGAATGCGCGGTGAGCTATATGATTTCAAAAGTGGACTGA
- a CDS encoding conserved hypothetical protein (Evidence 4 : Unknown function but conserved in other organisms), with the protein MRACGKYFSGEAIDRIRRAVEKDPSLSRGRLSQEVCRWLDWRSPNGKLKEVSCRKALLKLERNGLITLPESAPSHNLTPRISLMDITDMAKIRCDFSGLGKVTLEPVSGDRRNREKSRVWNAIMERFHYLGSGPLCGAQIRYLIQSDRHGLLGGISHSAGTLRLKDRDRWIGWGEAARRANLGRVVCNSRFLILPSVRVKNLASHVLALSARRLGGDWEERYGYRPALLETFVDPQRFDGACYKAANWIHIGQTAGRSGFYANGKKCGSGKDIYVYPLERNFREVLRREPNIRLFSQAREKTYSNWREEEFAAAQVYDPRLRKRLDILAADLCQNPGESITGACGGSAPKTKAARRFLSHPEINMERLLRGHAEATAVRMRKRRMVLTAEESIEFPLPGGAGSENAQNHRQALPLRLSMAFACDGTPLGALGLSTDETDHGGESDSFEAWIWEKCPKTAMTSLGDFGPGSRALFDQAGRDKTRVLLSVGPGLRRAAFGKKAWRKMSFSPVSGHCEANIPCRRRGEKPGEEKTPPMRKARLAVRHASAVRKTPGGGEIRLWAVWAREVGKPGPDPVDWAFVTHMPVRHFHDARLVLERGMARLTARRWAEAFQALAPGDDREVRDAESFKNLLALLMVMAWRRLRVKALGGGVPGISRWALSRPHTSVFLSCFERQPGPEKAPGFFRTGIMPRAATSDQKTFSRAGPLFYV; encoded by the coding sequence ATGAGAGCATGCGGAAAATATTTCAGCGGCGAGGCCATTGACAGGATTCGTCGCGCCGTGGAAAAAGACCCGTCCCTGTCCCGGGGCCGACTGTCCCAAGAGGTCTGCCGGTGGCTGGACTGGCGTTCCCCGAACGGAAAGTTAAAGGAAGTCAGCTGCAGAAAAGCGCTTCTTAAACTTGAGAGAAACGGGCTCATCACTCTGCCCGAATCCGCCCCCAGCCATAACCTGACCCCCAGAATTTCATTGATGGATATCACGGATATGGCCAAGATTAGATGCGATTTTTCCGGGCTTGGAAAAGTGACCCTGGAGCCGGTGTCCGGGGATCGTCGAAACAGGGAAAAATCCCGGGTGTGGAACGCCATAATGGAACGGTTTCATTACCTGGGAAGCGGGCCTTTATGCGGCGCCCAGATTCGTTATCTGATTCAAAGCGACCGGCATGGGCTGCTCGGGGGGATCAGCCACAGCGCCGGGACGCTGAGACTGAAAGACCGGGACCGCTGGATCGGATGGGGGGAGGCCGCCCGCCGGGCCAACCTGGGCCGGGTGGTGTGCAACAGCCGTTTTTTGATTTTGCCTTCGGTGAGGGTCAAAAATCTCGCCTCCCATGTCCTGGCCCTTTCCGCAAGAAGGCTGGGGGGGGACTGGGAGGAAAGATACGGGTATCGCCCGGCTCTGCTGGAAACCTTCGTGGACCCCCAAAGGTTTGACGGGGCGTGCTACAAGGCCGCCAACTGGATTCATATCGGACAAACGGCGGGTCGGTCCGGGTTTTACGCCAACGGAAAAAAATGCGGGTCCGGGAAAGACATCTATGTCTATCCCCTTGAAAGAAATTTCCGGGAAGTTCTCCGCCGGGAGCCAAATATCCGGCTTTTTTCCCAGGCCCGGGAAAAGACCTATTCCAACTGGAGAGAGGAGGAATTCGCCGCCGCCCAGGTATATGATCCCCGTTTAAGAAAAAGGCTGGATATCCTGGCCGCCGACCTGTGTCAAAACCCGGGGGAATCCATCACCGGGGCATGCGGGGGATCCGCGCCCAAAACAAAGGCCGCGCGCCGCTTTCTTTCCCACCCGGAGATCAACATGGAACGGCTTTTAAGGGGCCACGCCGAAGCCACGGCCGTGAGGATGAGAAAACGCCGGATGGTCCTGACCGCCGAGGAGTCCATTGAATTTCCACTCCCGGGGGGCGCGGGATCCGAAAACGCCCAAAACCACCGCCAGGCGCTCCCCCTTCGTCTTTCCATGGCCTTTGCCTGTGACGGAACCCCCCTGGGGGCGCTGGGTCTTTCGACGGATGAAACGGACCACGGGGGAGAAAGCGATTCCTTTGAGGCGTGGATTTGGGAAAAATGCCCGAAAACCGCCATGACGAGCCTGGGGGATTTTGGCCCGGGGAGCCGCGCGCTTTTTGATCAGGCGGGCCGCGATAAAACCCGGGTCCTTTTAAGCGTGGGGCCGGGTCTGCGTCGGGCCGCCTTTGGTAAAAAGGCATGGAGAAAAATGTCTTTTTCGCCTGTTTCAGGACACTGTGAAGCGAATATTCCCTGCCGGCGGCGGGGCGAAAAACCGGGTGAGGAAAAAACGCCCCCCATGCGAAAGGCCCGTCTGGCGGTGAGACACGCTTCCGCGGTCCGCAAAACCCCCGGGGGCGGCGAAATTCGACTGTGGGCCGTTTGGGCCCGTGAGGTGGGAAAGCCCGGTCCGGATCCTGTGGACTGGGCCTTTGTCACCCATATGCCCGTAAGACATTTCCACGACGCCCGGCTGGTCCTGGAGCGGGGCATGGCCCGGCTCACGGCGAGGCGGTGGGCGGAGGCTTTTCAGGCCCTGGCGCCCGGGGATGATCGGGAAGTCCGGGACGCGGAAAGTTTTAAAAACCTCCTGGCGCTTCTGATGGTCATGGCCTGGCGGCGGCTTAGGGTAAAGGCCCTTGGGGGCGGGGTCCCGGGGATTTCCAGATGGGCGCTTTCGCGCCCGCATACCTCTGTTTTTCTTTCATGTTTTGAACGCCAACCCGGTCCGGAAAAGGCCCCCGGATTTTTTCGGACCGGGATCATGCCCCGGGCGGCCACATCCGATCAAAAGACTTTTTCCCGGGCCGGACCTCTTTTTTACGTTTGA
- a CDS encoding hypothetical protein (Evidence 5 : Unknown function), producing the protein MNFFLFGWFFSRPNPGRVLEALRIKKNARRPSVSTGAAVMAYNDLIKKKDQKKKGHTLNKKTVIGLKNLDPESEEYRSFKQLVERLKRTYKYHTRPRAGFKIFDGAVCLTTLFVAFYNFMRPHSSLNQSTPVSIEAIDKRSLMPDKWVPLIKAAATA; encoded by the coding sequence TTGAATTTTTTCCTTTTTGGATGGTTTTTTTCACGTCCAAACCCGGGCCGTGTCTTAGAGGCGCTTCGCATCAAAAAAAACGCCCGGCGTCCGAGCGTTTCCACCGGCGCCGCAGTCATGGCATATAATGACCTGATCAAAAAAAAGGACCAGAAGAAAAAGGGCCATACGCTGAACAAAAAAACGGTGATCGGCCTTAAAAATCTGGACCCCGAAAGCGAAGAATACCGAAGCTTCAAGCAGCTCGTTGAGCGTCTTAAGCGGACCTATAAGTATCACACACGGCCAAGAGCCGGATTTAAGATTTTTGACGGGGCGGTCTGCCTGACCACCCTGTTCGTCGCTTTTTATAACTTCATGAGACCGCACAGCTCATTGAATCAGTCAACGCCCGTTTCCATCGAAGCCATTGACAAGCGCTCGCTCATGCCTGACAAATGGGTTCCCCTGATCAAAGCCGCCGCAACCGCCTGA
- a CDS encoding conserved hypothetical protein (Evidence 4 : Unknown function but conserved in other organisms) — protein sequence MTEPHEKIIEPVILTKIKGPPKEGIIKVSLEQYGVFLDPNVEYEWFAAIVPDEKERSADFFGSAVIRYEKPSKEFLEKISAAPKERRQFLYAENGYFYDAVEIVSDLINAGKNPKKFRSHRAALADQVKLPFAAGHDRKMAGK from the coding sequence TTGACAGAACCCCATGAAAAGATCATCGAGCCCGTCATTTTGACAAAAATAAAAGGTCCGCCCAAGGAAGGAATCATCAAAGTGAGCCTTGAACAATATGGCGTCTTCCTTGACCCGAACGTGGAATATGAATGGTTCGCGGCGATTGTGCCGGATGAAAAAGAGCGGTCCGCCGATTTTTTCGGAAGCGCCGTGATCCGATACGAAAAACCTTCAAAAGAGTTCCTGGAAAAAATCAGCGCCGCGCCAAAAGAAAGGCGTCAGTTCCTGTATGCGGAAAACGGGTATTTTTATGACGCCGTTGAAATCGTTTCCGATCTCATTAACGCGGGCAAAAATCCCAAAAAGTTCAGATCGCATCGGGCCGCGCTGGCGGATCAGGTCAAACTGCCTTTCGCGGCCGGGCACGACCGCAAAATGGCCGGGAAATGA
- a CDS encoding hypothetical protein (Evidence 5 : Unknown function) produces the protein MNAIILAAGYGDRMKPLTNNAHKTMLKIEGQLIISRIINYVTIHGVNRNIVFSGQQGSQEIESWRYTVSNLRYQRLY, from the coding sequence ATGAACGCTATTATTTTGGCCGCCGGTTATGGCGATCGCATGAAGCCTTTGACCAACAATGCTCACAAGACCATGTTAAAGATAGAGGGCCAGTTGATTATCTCCCGGATCATAAATTATGTGACCATTCACGGGGTTAATCGGAATATAGTATTTTCCGGGCAACAGGGCTCACAGGAGATTGAATCATGGAGATACACAGTAAGCAATTTACGATACCAACGTCTTTATTAA
- a CDS encoding High light inducible protein: MEIHSKQFTIPTSLLNLSGLSSYFQHQQTFPLRFSVISSNPGTTEIDVDMLYGADGYHGHFSNIFGIHERTYEDISSFNVALVIPTGVGAEIGGHCGDGNVVARLIGSACDNLLTHPNVVNASDINEMPDNCLYVEGSTLSRVLLGQIGLQKVRSNRILIIMDKHEDEYLNNEVVNAVSSARVTLGIDCDVIQMDPIIQTKLEYTSSGRAAGSIQNLERILDLVESVKGRYDAIGLSGKIESPLSCYADYMTSNHNDVNPYGGIEAMLTHSLSIIFDLPFAHSPMEYHSEYITGNFGIVDPRKAPETASITYLHCILKGLARSPELIHSKDGITASNISCLIQPASCIGIPTLAALRQDIPIIAVKNKTVFQNDISSLYKDARIITAENYFEAVGYLHALRAGISANSLTRPIKQTVFIKKEDNSK, from the coding sequence ATGGAGATACACAGTAAGCAATTTACGATACCAACGTCTTTATTAAATTTAAGTGGCCTTTCCAGCTATTTTCAACATCAGCAGACATTTCCTCTTCGTTTTTCAGTGATTTCCAGTAATCCGGGCACGACGGAGATTGATGTTGATATGTTATATGGCGCGGATGGGTACCATGGTCATTTTAGCAACATCTTTGGGATACATGAACGAACGTATGAGGATATAAGCAGTTTTAATGTCGCCCTGGTTATACCAACCGGCGTTGGGGCAGAAATCGGTGGTCATTGTGGTGATGGGAATGTTGTCGCGCGACTCATTGGATCGGCATGCGATAACCTGCTGACGCATCCGAATGTTGTCAATGCTTCTGATATCAATGAGATGCCGGACAATTGTCTCTATGTCGAGGGAAGCACCTTAAGCCGTGTATTGCTTGGTCAGATTGGACTGCAAAAGGTGAGATCGAACCGTATATTGATCATCATGGACAAGCATGAAGATGAATACCTGAATAATGAAGTTGTGAATGCCGTTTCGTCAGCGAGAGTGACTCTGGGGATTGATTGTGATGTCATACAGATGGATCCAATCATTCAAACGAAGCTCGAATATACCTCTAGTGGACGGGCGGCAGGCAGTATTCAGAATTTAGAAAGAATTCTTGATCTTGTCGAGTCGGTAAAAGGGCGGTATGATGCCATCGGGCTATCCGGTAAAATAGAATCGCCTTTATCATGTTATGCCGATTACATGACTTCTAACCATAATGATGTTAACCCTTATGGTGGCATCGAAGCTATGTTAACACACAGCCTGTCAATAATCTTTGATCTGCCATTTGCTCATTCCCCTATGGAATACCACTCAGAGTATATTACCGGTAACTTTGGCATCGTAGATCCGCGCAAAGCCCCTGAAACGGCTTCTATTACCTATTTACATTGTATTTTGAAAGGATTGGCGCGCAGTCCAGAACTGATTCATAGTAAAGATGGCATAACGGCTTCCAATATTTCCTGTTTGATTCAACCTGCCAGTTGCATTGGTATTCCCACACTCGCCGCCCTGCGGCAGGACATTCCAATTATTGCTGTGAAAAATAAAACAGTGTTCCAAAATGATATTTCCTCTTTATACAAAGACGCGCGCATTATCACCGCCGAGAATTATTTTGAAGCGGTGGGTTATCTGCATGCTTTGCGCGCCGGCATATCCGCCAACTCTTTAACAAGACCGATTAAGCAGACGGTTTTTATAAAAAAAGAAGACAACTCTAAATAA
- a CDS encoding hypothetical protein (Evidence 5 : Unknown function), which yields METVISNPGRLRREYLASRLKLAAGVHQREAVFSHHNISGWWDVRGFEVQTPVEGAPDEWEIFQ from the coding sequence GTGGAGACTGTGATTTCAAACCCCGGCAGGCTGCGCCGGGAGTATCTCGCAAGCCGCCTGAAACTTGCGGCGGGCGTTCATCAACGGGAAGCCGTCTTTTCGCACCATAATATCAGCGGATGGTGGGACGTGAGGGGGTTTGAGGTCCAGACGCCCGTGGAAGGCGCCCCGGATGAATGGGAGATTTTTCAGTAA
- a CDS encoding conserved hypothetical protein (Evidence 4 : Unknown function but conserved in other organisms), with protein MLKRKSEGYLEAWIQKSRRKPLTLRGARQVGKSTLVRMFAQKNGLRLNEINLERHLYLDDIFKTLDTGNIIRELEGIVAADIRRPDSILFLDEIQATPHALQALRYFYEDTPEIPVIAAGSLLEFTLAHHVFPMPVGRVEYYHLGPMTFKEFLREIQPALLKYIEDFDFSDQIPETARKKLLEKQREYFFTGGMPEAVAVFKENRSFARVSEVHRSIVETYLDDFSKYAKPASLPLMQKVFRHIPLILGKKVKYSNIAREKKSRDVKNIIDLLVNARVCHKVCHSHSNGVPLRAEISEDVYKLIFMDIGIVNHICGNDWTEIKSFLGSQLTNEGGLAEQFIGQQLISLKNQIPLLCYWLREKKSANAEVDYVISVGNNIFPIEVKSGKSGKLKSLHQFVLKKKRKIAIRFDLNPPSVEDASCVAPTGTGDKYIKYKLISLPLYMAEEAPRLLRKRRF; from the coding sequence ATGTTAAAGAGGAAATCAGAGGGGTATCTGGAAGCGTGGATTCAAAAAAGCCGCAGAAAACCTTTGACGCTGAGAGGCGCGCGCCAGGTGGGGAAATCCACGCTTGTCAGGATGTTTGCCCAAAAAAACGGCTTGAGACTCAATGAGATCAATCTCGAAAGACATCTTTACCTTGATGATATTTTTAAAACCCTGGATACCGGGAACATCATCCGCGAGCTGGAGGGGATTGTCGCGGCGGATATTCGCCGGCCCGATTCCATCCTGTTCCTGGACGAGATACAGGCCACCCCCCACGCGTTGCAGGCATTAAGATATTTTTACGAAGACACGCCTGAAATCCCGGTTATCGCGGCGGGTTCGCTCCTGGAATTCACGCTTGCCCATCACGTTTTTCCCATGCCTGTGGGCAGGGTCGAATATTATCACCTGGGGCCCATGACTTTTAAGGAATTTCTGCGCGAAATCCAGCCGGCGCTGCTTAAATATATCGAAGATTTCGATTTTTCGGATCAAATTCCGGAAACCGCGCGGAAAAAACTTCTTGAAAAACAAAGGGAATATTTTTTCACCGGCGGAATGCCGGAAGCCGTGGCCGTCTTTAAAGAGAATCGATCTTTTGCCCGGGTGTCCGAAGTTCACCGGTCTATTGTGGAAACTTATCTGGATGATTTTTCAAAATACGCGAAACCCGCGAGTCTGCCGCTCATGCAAAAAGTGTTCAGGCATATTCCTCTTATCCTGGGCAAAAAAGTCAAATACAGCAATATTGCAAGAGAGAAAAAAAGCAGGGATGTGAAAAATATCATTGATCTGCTTGTCAACGCGCGGGTGTGCCATAAAGTATGTCACAGTCACTCCAACGGAGTTCCACTCAGGGCTGAAATAAGCGAGGACGTTTATAAACTGATTTTTATGGACATCGGCATTGTCAATCATATCTGCGGCAATGACTGGACAGAGATCAAATCTTTTTTGGGAAGTCAACTGACCAATGAAGGCGGTCTGGCGGAACAGTTCATCGGACAGCAGTTGATATCTCTGAAAAATCAAATTCCTTTGCTGTGTTATTGGCTCAGGGAAAAAAAATCCGCAAACGCGGAAGTTGATTATGTGATTTCTGTCGGGAATAACATTTTTCCGATTGAGGTCAAAAGCGGCAAGAGCGGAAAATTAAAATCCCTCCACCAGTTTGTTCTGAAGAAAAAAAGAAAAATCGCCATACGTTTCGACCTGAATCCGCCCTCTGTGGAGGACGCAAGCTGTGTCGCGCCAACGGGGACAGGAGATAAATATATAAAATATAAATTAA